From the Hemicordylus capensis ecotype Gifberg chromosome 1, rHemCap1.1.pri, whole genome shotgun sequence genome, the window gagaggtctatcaatggctactagtcagagggctgtgggccacctccagcctcaagggcagggtgcctctgagtaccagttgcaggggagtaatggcaggagagaaggcacgccctcaactcttgtctgtggcttccggcggcatctggtgggccactgtgcaaaacaggatgctggactagatgggccttgggcctgatccagcagggctgttcttatgttcttatctcagagagaccacgtcactcctttactgatggagctaaactggctgctaataggtttttggataaaatacaaagtgctagttatttgattgattgattgattgatccaatttttatactgccccaaacttttgatctgttataacttataaagcccaaaatgccttaggccctgggtatttaagagagcatattcttcgctatgagccccactgcccattgaggtcatcagcggaggtctgtctccagttaccgccaactcatttggtggctacacataGATGGGccatctcagttgctgccccaagattgtagaATGTGCTCCATGCTGAGAtactatcctccccatctctggcaatttttttaaaaaaacacctggaagcccatcttttcacccaagctatctcggctttttaaaatggtctgttttaattttatggttgattttaaactattGATTTAATTTAACTTTTatatgcctctctgagggaaggcaggatgcctccttgtcttaaggaggcaattattagaccacttctaaagaaccCTGCGTTagacccctcagagttgagcaactataggcctgtttccaacctcccatggttgggcaagataattgagagggtggtggcctctcaggtcCGGccggtcttggatgaaactgattatctagacccatttcaaactggtttttgggtgggatatggggtggagactgccttggtcagcctgatggatgaactccaattggcaattgacagaggaagtgtgactctgttggtccttttggatctctcggcggcttttgatactatcgaccagaGTATCCTTCTGCAACGTCTGAGAatgttggtggtgggaggcattgttttacagtggttccgctcctacctctcagacagatttcagatggtgtcgattggagattgttctcttcaaaatctgagcttaagtatggtgttcctcaaggctccatattttctccaatgctttttaacatctacatgaaaccactaggagagatcatcaggggatttggagctgggtgttaccagtacgctgatgacacccagatctatttctccatgtcaacctcttcaggagttggcataccctccctaaatgcctgcctggaagcagtaatgggctggatgagggagaataaactgaagctgaatccagataagacggaagtacttattgtgcggggtcagaattctagagacaattttgatctgcctgttccttttggggaagtgtgaccccaactagaacaggttcacagtctgggagtacttctggattcacacctctccctggtttctcaggttgaggtggtggtcgtgggtgctttctatcagctccggctgatacgccagcggcacccatttctcaagatcaatgacctcaaaacagtggtacatttgttggtaacctccagactggacttctgtaatgcgctctatgtggggctgcctttgtacgtagtccggaaacttcagttggttcagaatgcggcagccaggtttgtctctgggtcatctaggagagaccaggTTACtcttctgttgatggagctacactggctgccaataggtttccaggcaaaatacaaagtgctggttataacttacaaagccctaaacggcttaggccctgggtatttaagagaacgtcttcttcagtacaagccccaccgcccattgtggtcatatgaggaggtccatctccagttgctgccaactcgtttggtggctacacagagacgggccttctcagctgctgccccaagattgtggaatgcgctccctaataagatacgagcctccccatctctggcaatttttaagaaactactgaaaatgcatctctttaaccaagctctctctgctttttaaaacttgtttttaaattgttttggctatttaattggtgttttatgatgttttaattgttaattattatttatgtagtttatattttttgttttgttaattgattttaatggttttttaaatgtgaactgcccagagccttttgaaAGGGAGGTATACattttttagtagtagtagtagtaataataattattatcattcttgtttacacagtcagacaggtgttattgactggttgtttataataataataataataataataataataataataataataataataataagtgttttaattgttttatgttaaccacccagagatgaaagtttgggtggtatagaattttaatgaatgaatgaacaaacaaacaaatcattgCCCTCCCCTCTTGGCATGGCCTTCTTGAAGGGCATCATTGGATGAATGTGTGCTTGGTAAGGGAGTTTGGGCAGGCATCTCTTTCTGCTTTCATACTACTTGGATTATATTCCTGTACCTTATATAAGATTATGATTTTGTAAATCATTGGATTTTTTTCTCTTCAGCCTCATTCTTTCCTTATTGTAGGCTGTGGTGGCATGTTTAACTTGCTTCCTAGTATGGCATGTCTCTTTGCTCTGTATGGCTTGATTGGCTTATACTTGCAAGTGTGTATGTGGTGTTGACTTGGCAAGCCACCCAGAGCACAACTTCTTATGGAGCAGCCATATAAAAAAAATTATGAATAAGAATTACTAACTCTTACACATGACAAGCCGCTCTGGGTGCCCTGCCTAGCTGTAGGCAGGTGCAGGGGCCATGGGGGTAAGACTACCTGGCAGAAGCAGTGGAGAAGGAGACCTGCAATCCCCGGGTCTACTGGGTGACAGGGAGGCAGATGTGGCCAGATCTGTTGAGTCACCCGGTACAGCTGTCTTGCCCAGCGACCAGCTTTCCAAGCAGGAGGGTGTTCTCATAGGCGGGTGACGTTGTGACACCCCACCGCACTTGCTTGGAGCCTGGTTTGGTGGAGCAGTTGCTATTTCTAAAGGAAAACCTCCAAGAGCCGTGATTCTCCAGCCTGCCCATCAAATGAGCGAGTCGTTCCCACTACTcatgcttcctttaaaaaaaaaaaagaaatcttaaGTGATTGTTACCTTGCTGTCTTAATGTTTTTGGCTTTAATTGCATCTGGGATGCTGGTCACCTTTCCGTGTGCAGCACGCTCAGGTCATGTTTCTCTTTTCCTAACCTGCCTGTAGAGCCCCAGTGTTCTGTTCTCCCAGGTATGCTTGTACCGGGGTTACTGACAGACTGGATTTCGCTTTCACTCTGGCACCTGCTGGTCACTCGTGCAAACCCCTCAGTTTGTGGTGTTGCTTTCATTTTTGCTTGTGTTTGCTCAGTGCAACTCTGCCTGGGTTGGGCTGGGCTGGGTTGCCAACTCCTTTTGCCTTCTTTGCTCTTGTGTCTGTTTCTACTGTCCCAGAGCCTATGGTTTTTCTTGACTGGAGAACCCCACCAGTCTCCAACGGTGTGCTGCCGTGCACAGTTccagctcctccaagccccctgccgaCCTCCTGatgttcaggcctctgcacattccATTTttgtggcctccatgcatgcgcagaggccatttgcatcccCATGTAAATCACGTTCCTGGGGTCTGGGCCATCCCGTGAAGTCCCTTTGAACATATGCTTGCTGTTTTGAACCATTCACTCAACAATCCCTGTTGCAATATGCCGTGTGACAAACTTTCACTGAATTGCATTTTCAAACTATGCCAACATAGGTAGATGTGGCATATGCAAAGGTCCCAGTACATCAACATCTCTGTATGTGCAGTGCCCATCAGGTAGAGGATATTCTGCTGTGTTTTGTGTAGGTGGGTGTAATTTACCcttgatgggttttgtgattaataagcagagcactaaggaagctaGCCACTCCAGTTAGAGTAGAACTGTtgaagctatttagagaagacacatctAGATTCTTGCAGAATCAAAATATTAAGATTTATTGGTGGTGcagttgggaaatgcttgactaacaagcagaaggttgccggtttgaatccccactggtactatattgggcagctgcaatataggaagatgctgaaaggcattgcgtactgtgcaggaagaggcaatggtaaaccattcctgttttctatcaaagaaaactacagggctctgtgggcgacaggagtcggaattgacttgatggcacactctaccttaCGTTGGCCTTTGGCTAGGAAATACCTAATCCTGtctataggctacataatgaatagggcaagagggggagagagatgtttccaagAGGAAAAGTAGGGATtgtgactctcacaggaaatgcctgaggagtcaaggcaggtgTCATAAAgcagaggtaaagcagggacaggtaaggagactctcactagctacctctacttcTAATGCCCCTAACCcatgataacttggcaaagaggcaccttttaacgtggtgattctctttatttagcagggggagagtaactggccctatccacccccagcacagtacctccagtgactgttgctggtatctaacctttctttttagatggtgagccccttggggacagggatccatcttcttatctatattttttctttctctgagtaaaccgccctgagccatttttggaagggtggtatagaaatcaaataaataaataaataatagtggttATTAGGATAGTCGGTACAAAAGGTTGGTGCACTGGAACTCTGTCTCCAACATTGTGCTATGTATGGCAGCCTTAGAGCAGTTTCTAGTGCCCTTGTTAAAAAGGACAGGAATTCTTCAGCTGAGCAGATCTGTAGTTTACCTTCTGATTAGGATCCTTGTTACTAACCAAGTGGCTCAGTTAGCTGCAGCTGCTCTTGAGtctggtggtggccagaagtgccttctatcagtttcggctgatacgccagctgtgtccttttcttgaggtgaacaacctcaaaacagtggtgcatctgctggtaacctccaaactggattactgtaatgcgctctatgcggggctgccctctttcgtagtccggaaactacagctggtccagaatgcggcagccaggctggtctctgggtcatctcagagagaccatataactcctgtattgaaggagctacactggctgccgatatgtttcccggcaaaatacaacGTGTTGGTTATAactgataaagccctaaacagtttgggccctaggtatttaagggaacgccttcttcgatattttatttaattatttattattatttatttatttatttgatttacataccgcccttccaaaatggctcagggtggtttacaatcaaaatagaaaacattaaaaacaattaaaacagagatacaaatataaataccaatttaaaacaacttaaaaaacaattaaactatcaaaacaattaaaaccctgaaaaccaggttaagattaaaacagttaaaactaaattaaaaaccctgaaaggacaggccaaacagataggttttcagggctctcttgaaggacagcaaagaatcaagattacgaatttccactgggagtgcattccacagtccaggagcagctacagagaaggcccgcctctgagtcgtcaccaaacgaaccggtgacaactggagacggacctccccagatgaccttaacgtgcggtggggatcatgtaaaagaaggcactctctaagatatcttggacacaagccgttcagggctttaaaggtaatgaccagcactttgtattttgcccggaaacatattggcagccagtgtaactgttttaaaacaggcatcatatggtctctccgggttgccccagagcccaatctggctgccgcattctgaactaactgaagtttccagactacgtacaaaggcagccccacatagagcgcattgcaatagtcaagctgggaggttaacagctgatgcaccactgttttgaggtcatcctcttcaaggaatgggcacagctgtcgaatcagccggagctgatagaaagcactcctggccatggcctccacctgagataccagggtgaggcctgggtccaggagtactcccaagctatgcacctgctccttctgggggagtgtaaccccatccagcacaggaagatctaactcacccctcagattctgagcccccacaatgagcacctctgtcttgcttggattcagcttcaatttgttctccctcatccagcccattactgcttccaggcaggcatttagagaatgagtgccatttcctggggatgaaaaggagaagtagatttaggtgtcatcagcatacttataacacccagcacaaaacctcctgatgacctcacccagctgtttcatgtagatgttaaaaagcattggtgacagaatggagccctgagggactccatataatagctcccattttgaggagcaactgtcaccaagctccaccatctggaatctgcccgagagataggaacggaaccactgcaaggcagtgccccctatccccaactctcccaggcgatccagaaggataccatggttgatggtatcgaatgcccctgagagatccagaagaaaacaacagagtcacactccctctgtcgattccccagtaaaggtcatccatcaggccgaccaaggctttctcaactccatagcctgttctaaagccagtttgaaatgggtctagataatcagtttcctccaagactgcctggagctggtcagccaccaccctctcaatcaccttgcccaaccaagggagattgaagattggcctgtaactgtccatcgctatggggtccagggaaggcttctttaagagtggtctaatcattgcctcgttcaggcaggggggcaccctaccctccctcagcgatgcatttaggatattaattaggccatctccaacaatctccctgctagatagaatcagccaagtcgggcaaggatccagagaacaagcagcttgtccacatcctcaggagtcacagattgaaactgatccaatctaatactgcaagaaagattgctggacacctcctccatagaccttgcagaaatagtggagtccaagtcagcccgaatacaggagatcttattcgcaaagaacccattacaggcatcacagcagagcaaccccggggactgattggaagtaggaggaggagaaaccaaactcctcacaacccgggatagctccgccgagcgtgtacctgcagctgcaatgcgcgcagaccagaatgtctttttcgctgcgcgcactgccaccgcgtaagccttcaaatgggtcacgtgctgaatcctgtcagattcgaaccgagttctcctccgcttgcgctctagtcgcctacccaaccgcttcagcccccgcagctcctcagtataccaaggggccctttttgcagcaggtcggaagggatgcttaggagcaatcgtgtccccaccgcccactgagatctgctggagaggtccatctgcagttcccaccggctcgtctggtggccactcagggacaggccttctccgctactgcgccgaggctttggaatgcgctccctagtgaaataagagcctccccatctgtgacagcttttaaaaagtctttgaaaacacatctcttcactcaggcttatgattaatgttgttttaatggttttaatgctgttttgaaatattattttaaaattttaaaattgttgtaatgtgtgtgtgtttcccccctccctattTTGGTCTTTAAAAATgtcttactttgtttttattctgttgtaaactgcccagagttcggggcggtataaaaatgttttaataaaaataaacaaacaaaccttttcTAGGAGGAGGTTGACAAGTTCAGAGGTACAAATAAAAAGAGCTGGCTATCCCAGGCTCCCTAAACTAAGCCAAccaataaggacataagaactgAGGGGCTTGCTGATGCTCAGATTGTACTCCTGGCTATCACAGTACACCAGGACTTGGAATGTATGAATAAATAATACTATTTTTAACTTGTCCTCTGTCTTGTCCTCTGTCTTCCCGGGCAGCTCACCACCATGAGAAGCTTAGGCGACAGACCAGAAGAGGCACCCAATACGGAAGTTGAAGACCTTGTGCCTAGAAGTCCTTGGGAGAGAACCCCTCAAGCTCTTGCTGCATATGAGAGACAAGAGAGCCACACAGTTCCATCATCGTCAGAGGTGAAGCCAGAGGCCAGGGAGTCCGCCATCCCACAGGTGCAGCCAGAGGGCAGCGAATCTTCCATCCCAGAGCTCAATGTCTCAGCTGTGCCAAGTGTTCTCCCTGAAGAGGAAGAGGCATTCTGCTCAGTCAGCCCAACAGATGCAATCCCTGGTCCTCCCATGCATCCCAGAACTACATCACTCCCTGCCTCTAGTGCCACAAGCCACCATGGCAGTGATGGAGCCCCACTGCTGAGCAGTACATCTACAAGTGCAAGCAATGCTGCATTCCTTGGACACCAAAGTGGCCAGGCTTTGCCCCCAGTTGAAAATGCTGCTTCAAATGAACGAACCTTAGAACACATCGGTAGAGCAATTAAGCAAGACCTGAGAAAGTCCCTCTGTCCAATGGTCCATTTCACCATTGATTACTGGGAGACTGGACCAACCACAGGCTATCTGGTTTTTGTAGCACACTGGGTTGTGAACAACGGTTTACTTCTGTGGAGGCGCCAGGCAGTGATGATCATGTATGAGGCTGAGCCGAGCAACTTGACTGGAATCATACTCGACAATCTAAAGAGGTTGAGGGACAAGTGGTTCCATCCCATGCAGCTGCAAGTGGGGTATGTGGTGACACCTACAATGGCAGTGCCACAGGCAGTTGGAGATTGTTGTCTGGGATGGGTTTTCTCCCCTGTTGACTGCTTGGGCCAGCTGATTAAAGGAGTTATGGAAAAGGTGAGAAATGAAGACTTTCTCATTTTATGGGTTTGGCAAGTCCTATGCAAAGTCAGCATTCACTTTGAGCAATCCCCAGTGGCCCACGAACGCCTAAGAGAATTGCAGTTGCTGTATCATCTCCCCCAGGAACTTCTTCATGAGAAGATGCCAACTGCATCAAATAACCTCTTTCTCTTACTGGAGTTTCTACTTGCCCGACGAAAGGCATTCAGTGCTCTTGAGCCTGAGATCCCTGGCCTCTTCTTTACACGTCGGGACTGGTGCCTGATGCGCCATCTGGCCTGCCTCCTGAAGCCCTTTGAAGAGACCATCACTACAATTCAGAAGGAAGATGCTAACCTAGGCCAAGTCCTTCCTGAGCTCCAGTTGCTTGAGGACAAGGTAAAAGGATGCTTCCCGCTGCTGCTGCAAGAGTCAAATTTTACTGTTTCTGTTGCTGCTACtcgctttgccactgagctgctgAAATCTCTGGAAAACCACAGTAAGCTAGGTCTAGACAGAGAAAACCTTCTGTACCAGACTGCAACCTTGCTTCATCCCTGCTTCAGGGACCACATCCATAAATACCTGAAGGGAGACATAGAGAAGAAAAAGTGGCAATTGAAGGTTTGGGTGACACAGCAGATTGAGAAGGAATACTTAAACTTGTCTAGTGCTTATGTAACTCCTTCTTTGACTGAGATAGTAAGCAAAGAACTGGAATCTTACCTTCAGGACAACATAGACCCTGTTTTTTTACAAATGGACCCCCTGGTCTACTGGATCACAAAAAAATACATATGGCCATCCCTCTCTACAGTGGCATTCCGGTGTTTCTCATGCCCTCCCAGCCCTCTCATTTTGAGGGAAGGCCTTGGTATTGAAGACTTGATGATAGCAGGAAGATGTGAGGTAAGGGTTGCACTCAAAAGACTGAACAGAAACTGGATAGCTGCGGGATCCGGGGTCTCCAATACTAGCACAGAAACTGGAAGCCAATCCATGGCCTGAGACAAAAAGAGATGCCACCCCTCTTTGCAGAAGTTGATGTCTAGTAACCATTCACAAAGTCTTGGCTTCATGGAAGGATACGACACACTAGGACAGTGGCATTATTGGGATTCTTCAACACCTGGTGCTAATAGCTAGGACTGTCTTGCATTGCTGCGCCTTTTAAAATCTTCTTTGCATGAAACAGAATTGGGATATTGTATTGGAATTTACACCGCATCATGTTTCGCAGATGTAAGGGTTATTGACATATGAAAATGTATGTTGTTTAATCATCTGCTTTGAATGGAtctgaaatatttaaataaaagttACTAAAATCTCAGCTGGTGTTCATCTCTAGAGCATCTCCAAGAGGATAGGAAACTGGCCTTGTGAGGAGTTTGGTATGGCATGCATGT encodes:
- the LOC128323938 gene encoding zinc finger BED domain-containing protein 4-like, with the translated sequence MRSLGDRPEEAPNTEVEDLVPRSPWERTPQALAAYERQESHTVPSSSEVKPEARESAIPQVQPEGSESSIPELNVSAVPSVLPEEEEAFCSVSPTDAIPGPPMHPRTTSLPASSATSHHGSDGAPLLSSTSTSASNAAFLGHQSGQALPPVENAASNERTLEHIGRAIKQDLRKSLCPMVHFTIDYWETGPTTGYLVFVAHWVVNNGLLLWRRQAVMIMYEAEPSNLTGIILDNLKRLRDKWFHPMQLQVGYVVTPTMAVPQAVGDCCLGWVFSPVDCLGQLIKGVMEKVRNEDFLILWVWQVLCKVSIHFEQSPVAHERLRELQLLYHLPQELLHEKMPTASNNLFLLLEFLLARRKAFSALEPEIPGLFFTRRDWCLMRHLACLLKPFEETITTIQKEDANLGQVLPELQLLEDKVKGCFPLLLQESNFTVSVAATRFATELLKSLENHSKLGLDRENLLYQTATLLHPCFRDHIHKYLKGDIEKKKWQLKVWVTQQIEKEYLNLSSAYVTPSLTEIVSKELESYLQDNIDPVFLQMDPLVYWITKKYIWPSLSTVAFRCFSCPPSPLILREGLGIEDLMIAGRCEVRVALKRLNRNWIAAGSGVSNTSTETGSQSMA